In a single window of the Pseudopipra pipra isolate bDixPip1 unplaced genomic scaffold, bDixPip1.hap1 HAP1_SCAFFOLD_461, whole genome shotgun sequence genome:
- the LOC135408421 gene encoding collagen alpha-1(I) chain-like: MGITPPDRQSASFMVGTTTAASRGLAFLSLARPRARHAAGRGSAGADPPPKPARPAGRRLGRAAPPDVLEETATRRGGRGPVPEAPSAGAARSAAGGGAATRCALRRYLRAGGASPRAFFFPPFSLSPLSGSPSRLRPHRRPALRAAGTHGRHPDPGRHRHLACFYPRTPEKLAGPRGRHTARYGEEAPPRREGRHLACHGKPTGRGDRPARTPASAAPLGRPRRSAGPPGALSHASRKASSIVTRGTAPRPLSLSLPLRGGRHVPQAADAGGPHATLHGSLPARQEAGAAGRPAPDNPRFRPRRAHGRPPQSGTPPACESATERAAGPPAFARLAAVGFPQKGRGTPRPPGARGGARAPRSPIPSRCPRARASAAAGRCRAALALSRTFSSLARSACCGLRPPEQKSKKTEKKGREGAPLRPQPGPRPTDLRGTQPSGSQAGGAGPTARAARPPWLSRRPKRREGRGAAASPANGHRASPGLPGDSVGFSVCRRGRRPQPGRPAPPPSARWAGPRLRAEEGGTNKRAEARRGRRLARPSGGPVTEPLRQPAGPRRGRTPTASPRHAAGTAAARQPRTGRRHPGPGHLRGSREAAGEKARAGSALRAPAANRPQQCPPPPPDDGRRLKAGPPKGRDAAASPPSHTIAFARGPQGAGSRHRLGLDAAVGPPRAPLGRPSPALPRLRFRARLSSSSPVIGPARGSRSRAPRLSRAGLPAARGVGRPVARAEGRAAADAEEKGPSEPALLDNPCPQYGQTRPGAAAPPKRLEAPQRGGAREQAASRLDLTGGGARQRPLGRLPGPAATTGLPRKCRQAPKSRRSRVDLVALRRDAAGAQAAGGGRGGRIGRLRNRVDLMLASPGTG; this comes from the exons ATGGGAATAACGCCGCCGGATCGCCAGTCGGCATCGTTTATGGTCGGAACTACGACG GCGGCCTCCCGCGGGCTCGCCTTCCTTTCCctcgcgcggccgcgcgcgcgccacgccgccggccgcggctcgGCTGGGGCTGACCCGCCCCCGAAGCcggcccggccggccggccggcggcTCGGCCGCGCGGCACCACCGGACGTGCTAGAGGAGACGGCGACCCGACGAGGCGGGCGCGGCCCGGTCCCCGAGGCCCCTTCGGCCGGGGCGGCTCGCTCggcagcgggcggcggcgcggcgaccCGCTGCGCTCTCCGGCGCTacctgcgggcggggggcgcttccccccgagcctttttctttcctcccttttctctctcgcctctctctggctcgccgtcgcggctccggccgcaccgccgcccggcgctgcgCGCGGCCGGCACCCACGGGCGCCACCCGGACCCAGGCCGGCACCGGCACCTCGCCTGTTTTtacccaaggacacctgaaaagctcgcggggccgcgcggccgTCACACAGCTCGGTACGGTGAAGAAGCCCCTCCCCGGCGGGAGGGGCGACACCTCGCCTGCCACGGGAAGCCCACGGGCAGAGGAGACCGCCCGGCCCGAACACCGGCCTCCGCCGCGCCTCTCGGCCGGCCACGGAGGAGCGCCGGCCCGCCGGGGGCCCTCTCCCACGCCTCCCGAAAAGCCTCATCCATCGTCACTCGGGGAACGGCCCCACGGCCACTCTCGCTCAGCCTGCCACTACGCGGAGGACGGCACGTGCCCCAGGCCGCCGACGCCGGCGGCCCGCACGCTACTCTCCACGGCTCTCTCCCGGCCCGGCAGGAGGCGGGTGCCGCCGGACGCCCGGCTCCGGACAACCCACGcttccggccccgccgggcccacgGCCGCCCCCCGCAGAGCGGCACACCTCCAGCGTGCGAAAGCGCCACCGAACGTGCCGCGGGGCCACCGGCTTTCGCCCGCCTCGCGGCCGTCGGCTTCCCCCAGAAAGGCCGGGGGACG CCACGGCcgcccggggctcggggcggggcccgcgcccCTCGCTCCCCGATTCCCTCtcgctgcccacgggctcgCGCCTCGGCGGCGGCCGGCCGCTGCCGGGCCGCTCTCGCGCTCTCAcgcactttctcttccctggcgcGCTCGGCGTGCTGCGGCTTAAGGCCGCCggagcaaaaatcaaaaaaaacggaaaaaaaagGCCGGGAGGGCGCCCCACTTCGCCCGCAACCCGGCCCCCGGCCGACAGACCTTCGCGGAACCCAGCCCTCCGGCAGCCAGGCCGGCGGGGCAGGCCCGACCGCAcgggccgcccggccgccgtgGCTCTCGCGCCGGcctaagaggagggaggggcgaggcgccgccgcctcgcccgccaACGGCCATCGTgcgtccccagggctccccggcgACTCTGTCGGGTTCTCGGTctgccggcgcggccgccggccacagcctggccggccggcgccgccgccttcgGCCCGCTGGGCGGGTCCCCGGCTTAGGGCCGAGGAAGGGGGAACGAACAAAAGAGCCGAGGCGCGCCGAGGGCGCCGCCTCGCCCGACCATCGGGCGGTCCCGTCACCGAGCCCCTCCGGCAACCGGCCGGGCCCAGGCGAGGCCGCACGCCCACCGCCAGTCCCCGGCACGCCGCCGGCACCGCTGCCGCCCGGCAGCCGAGGACAGGGCGCCGCCACCCAGGCCCGGGCCATCTTCGGGGCTCTCGGGAGGCGGCCGGGGAAAAAGCCCGCGCGGGCTCGGCCCTTCGAGCCCCGGCCGCCAACCGCCCGCAACaatgcccgccgccgccgccggacgaCGGGCGCCGGCTTAAGGCCGGCCCACCGAAAGGACGagacgccgccgcctcgccgccctCGCACACCATCGCCTTCGCCCGGGGCCCTCAGGGAGCCGGCAGCCGCCACCGGCTCGGGCTGGACGCTGCTGTCGGGCCCCCGCGGGCCCCCCTCGGCCGTCCCAGTCCCGCACTCCCTCGGCTGCGCTTTCGCGCTCGGCTCTCGTCTTCCTCTCCCGTCATCGGGCCCGCCCGAGGAAGCCGGTCGAGAGCCCCGCGGCTTTCTCGCGCCGGCCTTCCTGCCGCTCGTGGGGTTGGCCGGCCCGTGGCACGCGCCGAAGGCCGCGCGGCAGCAGACGCGGAAGAAAAGGGGCCCTCGGAACCCGCGCTGCTAGACAACCCCTGCCCACAATACGGACAGACGCGTCCTGGCGCCGCCGCGCCTCCGAAGCGGCTCGAGGCTCCTCAGCGGGGAGGCGCGCGAGAGCAGGCCGCCTCTCGCCTAGACCTAACCGGAGGCGGCGCCCGACAGCGACCCCTTGGCCGACTTCCGGGGCCGGCCgcgacaacaggtctaccccgaAAATGCCGACAGGCGCCTAAGTCCCGCCGGAgccgggtagacctggtggccCTGCGCCGGGACGCCGCCGGGGCGCaggccgccggcggcggccgcggcggccgcaTCGGCCGGCtccggaaccgggtagacctgatgctcgccagccccggaaccgggtag